The following coding sequences lie in one Myxococcus xanthus genomic window:
- a CDS encoding type I polyketide synthase: MTTLSPERKALLAARKWKERAEAYERKSREPIAVIGMACRFPGGQDTDAFWRMICAGSDMVREVPADRWDVDAFYDANPEAPGKMTTRYGAFLDQIDGFDAGFFQVSPREASRLDPQQRLLLEVAVEAVCDAGLVRKKLLRTRTGVFMGVMYDDYARMQSEDPARIDAYTASGVGFSFLSGRLSHLLGLMGPSLTLDTACSSSLVATHLACQSIRAGECEAALVGGVSLMLQPQTTISLSKIGAQSPDGRIKAFDAAANGYVRGEGCGVVVLKALSRALADGDRVLAVLRGTASNHDGPSGGVTVPSGKAQEAVLRDALDAAGVEPAEVGYLEAHGTGTPLGDPIEMGAIGRVYGANRAPDKALCVGSVKANIGHLESAAGMASLTKGILILRHGKIPPQINFEVPSPKIDWRPPIRVATKLTDLPRGNEQSVVAVSSFGLSGSNAHLLLGEPPCPVEVPAPVERAQWVLPISAHDDPALRAMIARFRERLANAPDEELADLCYTAAVRRDHHPLRALATGESRTRLVASLDRLLAGDSLRRDSRRELEAAFSALEARKVHRYLEGEDLDWTELYPRGQVVSLPAYAWQRTRYWLTRAPGYQPLRNGDAHDGHPLLQQVLSLAQQAGGHLIQAELTRTLRERFAGAGDDAGHAGWTSWLALELTAAALREVNEGKALIAEGLSLLDTSAAPDTDLRHLQALLAPGEQDRVMLSVHGRTGGGAGTWRSCLSGLAQAEPMEAPPTDAGADTWLPSDSVPDEPWVMPGTALRRALQHLKTLAPHGNTWGTLRPTRIDRLRLWPRGYAGTVTSRVRLHKADAEGCVADILLSDAQKRTVVELRGVVLQSTAAEKQAHADWHWEVEWRELASERREAREQAGEALWLIVDEVGLHGQALATALEARGHVARVCRPDDGCLTDAPRWERFCEDCVSGALTSVPPRKAVRAVYLSSPTLDGGRDGRPRTWEAASNRCVTFLRTLLRHAEHAGTPAESRRLPLHLVTQGAHGGTLEGAVGATLWGLGRSIALEHPLLWGGLIDLEPGVATAELTALLTDELVHESIEDQVLIRGGRRLGARLVKQAPPETAKALPAARADTHPRVHADASYLVTGGLGDLGLEMARWLVSRGARHLVLLGRKGRQGLIDDASVAARVADIEAQGASVCIEACDVGDAPSLASVVRHFGQDWPRLGGVIHAAASITPKTLAELQPGDTQALMRAKLEGTWNLYEACRDARPDLFVLYSSITSVLGSRALAHYAAANAGMEALAEYLHRQGLPVLCVRWGRWEYMRQASEEERRISDRSGFQAMAAPDALAAFDALLRTDRHLASVANLDLQRFRPLFEAFGERGLLKQLDEGTASHGAARGQLRAELARLDGDSRQERLVAHLCAELATAMRLPDAGSVDPTRGFFDLGMDSIMSVELRLRLERTLDCKIPATFAFSTPNVVSLAETLLKRLFPQSATPEPIREPVPEAGGSIPSLQNVLASRAKPSGGGSTSPASIEDMGQAELERFPHVARLKQADAVIQKLRTEVERLKGGRPEPIAVVGMACRMPGAGSVESFWQALREQRDCVSPVPEGRWDVAAFYDPEPGAPGKIYNREGGFLSNVEHFDADFFGVSPREALAMDPQHRLLLETCWHALEDAALAPERLHGGRTGVFVGITASDYFQEQLARLGLAGLDAYTTTGSPLNFAAGRVSYLLGLQGPAFAVDAACASSLVSTHVACQSLRTGECDVALAAGVNLLLSPVTSVLLSQTKVLSPDGRCRTFDAGAQGIGRGEGVGVLVLKRLSEARRDGNRILAVLRGSAVAHDGASAGLTAPNGIAQQQVMRQALECAGVRPAEVQYVEAHGTGTPLGDPVELEALNAVYGQGRSRPDALRVGSVKTNIGHLESAAGVAGLIKVILAMRHQQLPAHLHFQRGNPAFAWEDLPLRVVRELEPWDTDGTPRMAGVSSFGMSGTIAHVIVQEAPPDEERRVKPSRPVQPLLLSARSDEALRELAQRYSDQLTAAPESAWADLALTANVGRSALPHRLTLVENTPRKAAEHLAAFARGTSSPGVRAHVIQQPRRANVAFLFTGQGSQYRGMGRELYESEPVFRDALNECDRLLRESFDLPLLDVLYGSAGDIHATANTQPALFSLQYALTKLWRAWGVEPRFVMGHSVGEYAAAWAAGCLDFEQALGLIAVRGRLMQTLPAGGAMGAVFASATRVATVLEQLGGGVDIAAINGPESTVVSGPASGVEAVLARFEQEGVRSQVLRVSHAFHSSLLEPMLEAFEYEARAVTFQPSRLDLVCNLTGEVLPRGGTLDGRYLRRHSREPVRFLESIRALQRLKCDTFIEIGPGATLLGMAQQCVEASAGTAAPAPETLWLRSLNAKGGDCRQLLQSAGELGLRGVPVDWRGVMAGMQARFVPAPSYPFRPRRFWPAAPPRQHAPEARTSEQDHYTLGWSELELPARPVADERPLLLVAPSLEHAAPLADTLRAQGRHVQVASLASDEGPELDSLIERLCQQGFSDLLFLSGLELTSPLAHAQERVYRPLLALIQRLLSGAVPALPRLVLTTLGAQRCEGPVSQAAQAPLWGLMRVLRSEMQEASTLSIDLDPTASETAGDMLVKALGANEPEVVIRGHRLFAGRLRHATPPPPAQVPTVRDDRSYLVTGGLGALGRRTARTLVSLGARHLVLMGRGEPDGSARDWMDSLRNEHVQVRYLRCDVANAEELSQGLDSLRDGPALGGILHTAGVLDDGILLEQSWERFHKVFAPKWVGAWNLHALTREQPLDFFVLFSSVAALLGPQGQSNYAAANAGLDALAEHRKDLGLPALSINWGPWAEAGMAAELGDDSRRRLARQGLEQLPVERACAVLASLLGASPDARVVVLSANWEQVGRSLGPRMARGLLWELVGEHTAAEVPVDTNALRLRLKQAAGARRRELLQDLVVSQVRRVLAWDEAEPLPESKPMREFGMDSLMVVELRNALASALGQTLALPVLFNHPTVESLVDVLLETTGLAAPPVASADTHGTPRAQEALERVRQMTPEQIEALIGEGLELGRE; the protein is encoded by the coding sequence ATGACAACGCTCTCTCCAGAGCGCAAAGCGCTCCTTGCTGCCCGAAAATGGAAGGAGCGGGCCGAAGCCTACGAACGCAAGAGCAGAGAGCCCATTGCTGTGATTGGTATGGCTTGCCGGTTTCCCGGCGGACAAGACACAGACGCGTTCTGGCGAATGATATGCGCCGGGTCTGACATGGTCCGGGAAGTGCCGGCGGACCGCTGGGATGTCGATGCATTCTATGACGCGAATCCCGAAGCGCCGGGCAAGATGACCACGCGCTACGGCGCATTCCTTGATCAGATCGACGGCTTCGACGCGGGCTTCTTCCAGGTCTCACCGCGCGAGGCCTCCCGGCTGGACCCGCAGCAGCGGCTGCTCCTGGAGGTCGCGGTCGAGGCGGTCTGCGACGCGGGGCTCGTGCGCAAGAAGTTGCTGCGCACGCGCACCGGCGTGTTCATGGGCGTGATGTATGACGACTACGCGCGGATGCAGTCGGAGGATCCCGCGCGCATCGACGCGTACACGGCCTCTGGGGTTGGCTTCAGCTTCCTGTCAGGCCGGCTGTCCCACCTGCTGGGGCTGATGGGTCCCAGCCTCACGTTGGACACGGCGTGCTCGTCCTCGCTCGTGGCCACGCACCTGGCCTGTCAGAGCATCCGCGCGGGGGAGTGCGAGGCCGCCCTGGTGGGTGGGGTGAGCCTGATGCTCCAACCCCAGACGACCATCAGCCTCTCCAAGATTGGCGCCCAGTCACCAGACGGGCGCATCAAGGCGTTCGACGCGGCGGCCAATGGCTACGTGCGGGGTGAAGGCTGTGGAGTCGTGGTGCTCAAGGCCTTGTCCCGGGCGCTCGCGGATGGAGACCGGGTGCTGGCGGTGCTTCGCGGGACGGCCAGCAATCACGACGGCCCCAGCGGCGGCGTGACGGTGCCCAGCGGCAAGGCCCAGGAGGCTGTCCTGCGCGACGCGCTCGACGCCGCCGGCGTGGAGCCGGCGGAGGTGGGCTATCTCGAAGCGCACGGGACGGGGACGCCGCTGGGAGACCCCATCGAGATGGGCGCCATCGGCCGCGTCTATGGCGCCAACCGCGCTCCCGACAAGGCCCTGTGTGTCGGCTCGGTGAAAGCGAACATCGGCCACCTGGAGTCCGCGGCCGGCATGGCGAGCCTCACCAAGGGCATCCTCATCCTCCGCCACGGGAAGATACCGCCCCAGATCAACTTCGAGGTGCCAAGCCCGAAGATTGACTGGCGGCCGCCCATCCGGGTCGCCACCAAGCTGACCGACCTGCCTCGCGGCAACGAGCAGAGCGTGGTCGCCGTGAGCTCGTTCGGCCTCAGCGGCAGCAACGCGCATCTGCTGCTTGGCGAGCCCCCCTGCCCTGTCGAAGTCCCGGCGCCCGTCGAACGCGCCCAGTGGGTGCTTCCCATCTCCGCGCATGACGACCCGGCGCTGAGGGCCATGATCGCCCGGTTCCGCGAGCGGCTCGCCAACGCGCCGGACGAGGAGCTGGCGGACCTCTGCTACACGGCGGCCGTCCGAAGGGATCATCACCCCCTGCGGGCGCTCGCGACAGGTGAGAGTCGGACCCGGCTCGTGGCGTCGCTCGACCGGCTCCTGGCGGGAGACTCCCTTCGGCGGGACAGCCGCCGTGAGCTGGAGGCCGCGTTCAGCGCGCTGGAAGCCCGGAAGGTGCATCGCTACCTGGAGGGCGAGGACCTCGACTGGACGGAGCTGTATCCGCGCGGCCAGGTGGTGTCGCTGCCCGCCTATGCCTGGCAACGCACGCGCTACTGGCTCACGCGGGCCCCTGGCTACCAGCCGCTCCGGAACGGGGATGCCCATGATGGGCATCCGCTGCTCCAGCAGGTACTCAGCCTGGCGCAGCAAGCAGGTGGACACCTCATCCAGGCCGAGCTCACCCGAACGCTCCGGGAGCGCTTCGCGGGCGCCGGGGACGATGCTGGCCACGCAGGCTGGACGTCGTGGCTGGCGCTGGAGTTGACGGCCGCGGCGCTCCGCGAGGTGAACGAGGGCAAGGCGCTGATCGCCGAGGGCCTCTCCCTGCTCGACACCAGCGCGGCGCCGGACACGGACCTGCGTCACCTGCAGGCGCTCCTCGCGCCCGGCGAGCAGGACCGCGTCATGCTGTCCGTTCATGGCCGGACCGGGGGCGGCGCGGGTACGTGGCGGTCCTGCCTGAGCGGGCTCGCGCAAGCGGAGCCAATGGAGGCGCCCCCGACGGACGCCGGGGCCGACACATGGCTCCCCTCCGACAGCGTCCCTGATGAGCCGTGGGTGATGCCGGGCACCGCGCTGCGGCGGGCACTCCAGCACCTCAAGACACTGGCGCCCCACGGCAACACCTGGGGCACGCTGCGCCCCACGCGGATTGACCGCTTGCGACTCTGGCCACGCGGCTACGCGGGCACCGTCACGAGCCGCGTCCGGCTGCACAAGGCCGACGCGGAGGGCTGTGTCGCGGACATCCTCCTGAGTGACGCCCAGAAGCGCACCGTCGTGGAGCTTCGGGGCGTGGTGCTCCAGAGCACTGCGGCGGAGAAGCAGGCCCACGCCGACTGGCACTGGGAGGTCGAATGGCGCGAGCTGGCGTCCGAACGACGCGAGGCGCGCGAGCAGGCGGGCGAGGCCCTGTGGCTCATCGTCGATGAGGTCGGGCTGCATGGGCAGGCGCTGGCCACGGCACTGGAAGCCCGGGGGCACGTGGCACGCGTCTGCCGGCCTGACGACGGCTGCCTCACGGATGCCCCCCGTTGGGAGCGCTTCTGCGAGGACTGCGTCAGTGGGGCCCTGACGTCCGTCCCCCCTCGCAAGGCCGTGCGCGCCGTGTACCTGTCCTCCCCCACCCTCGACGGCGGGCGGGATGGCCGGCCCAGGACGTGGGAGGCCGCGTCGAATCGATGCGTCACCTTCCTGCGCACGCTGCTGCGTCACGCGGAGCACGCCGGAACGCCAGCGGAATCACGCCGCCTGCCGCTCCACCTCGTGACCCAGGGCGCTCACGGCGGAACGCTCGAAGGCGCGGTCGGCGCCACTCTCTGGGGGCTGGGCCGGAGCATCGCGCTCGAACATCCCTTGCTGTGGGGAGGCCTCATCGACCTCGAGCCGGGCGTGGCCACGGCGGAGCTCACCGCGCTGCTCACGGACGAACTCGTCCATGAGTCCATCGAGGACCAGGTGCTCATCCGTGGGGGCCGGCGTCTCGGGGCGCGGCTGGTGAAGCAGGCGCCTCCGGAAACGGCGAAGGCGCTTCCGGCCGCTCGCGCGGACACACATCCCCGGGTGCACGCGGATGCGTCCTACCTGGTGACAGGTGGCCTGGGCGACCTGGGCCTGGAGATGGCGCGCTGGCTCGTCTCCCGGGGCGCGCGACACCTCGTGCTGCTCGGCCGCAAGGGCCGCCAGGGCCTCATCGACGACGCCAGCGTGGCGGCCCGGGTCGCGGACATCGAGGCACAAGGCGCGAGCGTCTGCATCGAGGCGTGTGACGTCGGCGATGCCCCGTCCCTCGCGAGTGTCGTCCGCCACTTCGGGCAGGACTGGCCCAGGCTGGGCGGCGTCATCCACGCGGCGGCGTCCATCACCCCGAAGACGCTCGCGGAGCTGCAACCCGGCGACACCCAGGCGCTCATGCGGGCCAAGCTGGAGGGGACGTGGAACCTGTACGAGGCCTGCCGCGACGCACGGCCCGACCTCTTCGTCCTGTACTCCTCCATCACCAGCGTGCTCGGCTCCAGGGCACTGGCCCACTACGCGGCGGCGAACGCCGGCATGGAGGCGCTGGCGGAGTACCTTCACCGCCAGGGCCTCCCGGTCCTCTGTGTTCGCTGGGGCCGGTGGGAGTACATGCGGCAGGCCTCGGAAGAGGAGCGCCGCATCTCCGACCGCTCCGGGTTCCAGGCCATGGCCGCGCCGGATGCACTGGCCGCATTCGATGCGCTGCTGCGCACGGACCGGCACCTCGCGTCGGTGGCGAACCTCGACCTTCAGCGCTTCCGGCCGCTCTTCGAGGCCTTTGGCGAGCGCGGACTGCTCAAGCAGCTCGATGAGGGCACAGCCTCCCACGGCGCCGCGCGTGGGCAGCTTCGCGCCGAGCTGGCGCGGCTGGATGGGGACTCGCGACAAGAGCGGCTGGTGGCACACCTCTGCGCAGAGCTCGCCACCGCCATGCGACTGCCAGACGCGGGGAGCGTGGACCCGACGCGCGGCTTCTTCGACCTCGGCATGGACTCCATCATGAGCGTCGAGTTGCGGCTGCGCCTCGAGCGGACGCTGGACTGCAAGATTCCCGCGACCTTCGCCTTCAGCACGCCCAACGTCGTGTCGCTGGCCGAAACCCTGCTCAAGCGCTTGTTCCCCCAGAGCGCCACGCCCGAGCCCATCCGCGAGCCCGTCCCCGAGGCCGGTGGCAGCATCCCCTCCCTCCAGAACGTCCTCGCCTCCCGCGCGAAGCCCTCTGGCGGCGGAAGCACGAGCCCGGCCTCCATCGAGGACATGGGCCAGGCGGAGCTCGAACGGTTCCCACACGTCGCGCGCTTGAAGCAGGCGGACGCGGTCATCCAGAAGCTGCGCACGGAGGTGGAGCGGCTGAAGGGGGGCCGCCCGGAGCCCATCGCCGTCGTTGGCATGGCCTGCCGGATGCCTGGCGCCGGCTCGGTGGAGTCCTTCTGGCAGGCGCTCCGGGAGCAGCGCGACTGCGTCAGCCCCGTGCCGGAAGGCCGCTGGGACGTGGCCGCCTTCTACGACCCGGAGCCCGGAGCCCCGGGGAAGATCTACAACCGCGAGGGCGGCTTCCTCTCGAACGTGGAGCACTTCGACGCCGACTTCTTCGGAGTGTCCCCCCGCGAGGCGCTGGCCATGGACCCGCAGCACCGACTCCTCCTGGAGACGTGCTGGCATGCCCTGGAGGACGCGGCGCTCGCACCGGAGCGACTGCACGGCGGGCGGACGGGGGTCTTCGTCGGAATCACCGCGAGTGACTACTTCCAGGAGCAGCTCGCACGGCTCGGGCTGGCCGGGCTCGACGCGTACACGACGACGGGCAGCCCCCTGAACTTCGCGGCGGGCCGCGTCTCCTATCTGCTGGGCCTCCAGGGCCCCGCGTTCGCGGTGGACGCCGCCTGTGCATCCTCCCTGGTCTCCACGCACGTGGCATGTCAGAGCCTGCGCACGGGGGAGTGCGACGTCGCGCTGGCCGCGGGCGTCAACCTCCTGCTGTCACCCGTCACCAGCGTGCTGCTGTCGCAGACGAAGGTGCTCTCACCGGATGGCCGTTGCCGGACCTTCGATGCCGGGGCCCAGGGCATTGGCCGCGGCGAAGGCGTGGGAGTGCTGGTCCTCAAGCGCCTGTCGGAGGCACGGCGGGACGGCAACCGCATCCTGGCGGTGCTGCGCGGCTCGGCGGTGGCGCATGACGGCGCGAGCGCGGGCCTCACGGCGCCCAACGGCATCGCGCAGCAGCAGGTGATGCGGCAGGCCCTGGAGTGTGCCGGCGTCCGGCCCGCGGAGGTGCAGTACGTCGAAGCGCACGGGACGGGCACGCCGCTGGGTGACCCCGTCGAGTTGGAGGCGCTGAACGCCGTGTACGGCCAGGGGCGCTCCCGTCCCGACGCGCTCCGGGTCGGCTCGGTGAAGACCAACATCGGCCACCTGGAGTCGGCGGCGGGCGTCGCGGGTCTCATCAAGGTCATCCTGGCGATGCGGCACCAGCAACTGCCCGCGCACTTGCACTTCCAACGCGGGAATCCGGCATTCGCCTGGGAGGACCTGCCCCTGCGTGTCGTCCGGGAGCTGGAGCCCTGGGACACGGATGGCACGCCTCGCATGGCGGGCGTGAGCTCCTTCGGCATGAGCGGCACCATTGCCCACGTCATCGTCCAAGAGGCCCCTCCGGACGAGGAGCGGCGGGTGAAGCCCTCGCGGCCGGTGCAGCCGCTCCTGCTCTCGGCGCGCAGTGACGAGGCCCTGCGAGAGCTGGCACAGCGCTACTCGGACCAACTGACCGCCGCGCCGGAGTCCGCGTGGGCCGACCTGGCCCTGACCGCGAACGTCGGACGCTCCGCCCTGCCCCACCGGCTCACGCTCGTGGAGAACACCCCGCGAAAGGCGGCCGAGCACCTGGCGGCCTTCGCCCGCGGCACCAGCAGCCCTGGCGTCCGCGCCCATGTCATCCAGCAGCCGCGCCGCGCGAACGTGGCCTTCCTCTTCACCGGCCAGGGCTCCCAGTACCGCGGCATGGGGCGCGAGCTCTACGAGAGCGAGCCGGTGTTCCGGGACGCCCTGAATGAATGCGATCGGCTCCTGCGCGAGTCCTTCGACCTCCCGTTGCTCGACGTGCTGTACGGGAGCGCGGGAGACATCCACGCGACGGCGAATACCCAGCCCGCCCTCTTCTCCCTCCAGTACGCCCTGACGAAGCTGTGGCGCGCCTGGGGCGTAGAGCCTCGCTTCGTCATGGGACACAGCGTGGGCGAGTACGCCGCGGCGTGGGCGGCCGGGTGCCTCGACTTCGAGCAGGCGCTGGGGCTCATCGCCGTACGAGGCCGCCTCATGCAGACGCTGCCCGCCGGAGGCGCCATGGGCGCGGTGTTCGCCAGCGCGACGCGCGTCGCGACCGTCCTGGAGCAGCTCGGCGGCGGCGTGGACATCGCCGCCATCAACGGCCCCGAGAGCACCGTGGTCAGCGGGCCCGCGAGCGGCGTGGAGGCAGTGCTGGCCCGCTTCGAGCAGGAAGGCGTCCGCAGCCAGGTGCTGCGCGTCTCGCACGCGTTCCACTCCTCGCTGCTGGAGCCCATGCTGGAAGCCTTCGAGTACGAGGCGAGGGCCGTCACCTTCCAACCGTCGCGGCTCGACCTCGTCTGCAACCTCACCGGCGAGGTGCTCCCGCGTGGCGGCACCCTGGATGGCCGCTACCTGCGGCGCCACTCGCGGGAGCCGGTGCGCTTCCTGGAGAGCATCCGCGCCCTCCAGCGGCTCAAGTGCGACACCTTCATCGAGATTGGCCCGGGCGCCACGCTCCTCGGCATGGCCCAGCAGTGCGTCGAGGCGTCCGCCGGCACCGCCGCGCCGGCCCCTGAAACCCTCTGGCTCCGGTCGCTCAATGCCAAGGGCGGAGACTGCCGGCAACTGCTCCAGAGCGCGGGCGAGCTGGGCCTTCGTGGCGTCCCCGTGGACTGGCGGGGCGTGATGGCGGGTATGCAGGCGCGTTTCGTTCCCGCGCCGAGCTATCCCTTCCGGCCCCGCCGCTTCTGGCCCGCCGCTCCGCCGCGCCAGCACGCCCCCGAAGCGCGGACGTCCGAGCAGGACCACTACACCCTCGGTTGGAGCGAGCTGGAGCTGCCCGCGCGCCCCGTGGCGGACGAACGCCCGCTGCTGCTTGTTGCGCCCAGCCTCGAGCACGCCGCGCCCCTGGCCGACACGCTCCGCGCGCAGGGACGGCACGTCCAGGTCGCCTCGCTCGCATCGGACGAAGGGCCCGAGCTCGATTCGCTCATCGAACGACTGTGCCAGCAGGGCTTCTCGGACCTGCTCTTCCTGAGCGGCCTGGAGCTGACCTCTCCGTTGGCGCACGCCCAGGAGCGCGTCTACCGGCCCCTGCTCGCGCTCATCCAGCGCCTGCTGTCGGGCGCGGTGCCCGCGCTCCCCCGGCTGGTGCTCACCACCCTGGGCGCGCAGCGATGCGAAGGCCCCGTGTCACAAGCCGCGCAGGCGCCGCTCTGGGGCCTCATGCGCGTGCTGCGAAGTGAGATGCAGGAGGCCTCGACGCTGTCAATCGACCTGGACCCCACCGCCTCTGAGACGGCTGGGGACATGCTGGTGAAGGCGCTCGGCGCGAACGAGCCCGAGGTCGTCATCCGGGGACACAGGCTCTTCGCCGGGCGGCTGCGGCACGCCACGCCCCCGCCTCCCGCGCAGGTCCCCACCGTGCGAGACGACCGGAGCTACCTGGTGACGGGGGGCCTCGGCGCACTGGGGCGGCGCACCGCACGGACGCTGGTCTCCCTGGGCGCGCGGCACCTCGTGCTCATGGGCCGCGGCGAACCGGACGGCTCGGCACGGGACTGGATGGACTCGCTGCGAAACGAGCACGTCCAGGTCCGCTATCTGCGATGCGACGTCGCCAATGCGGAGGAGTTGTCGCAGGGCCTCGACAGCCTTCGTGACGGCCCCGCGCTCGGCGGCATCCTCCATACGGCCGGCGTGCTGGATGACGGCATCCTCCTGGAGCAGTCCTGGGAACGCTTCCACAAGGTGTTCGCGCCCAAGTGGGTGGGCGCCTGGAACCTGCATGCGCTGACGCGAGAACAGCCGCTGGACTTCTTCGTGCTCTTCTCGTCCGTGGCCGCGCTGCTCGGCCCTCAGGGGCAGTCCAACTACGCCGCCGCGAACGCGGGGCTCGATGCACTGGCCGAACACCGCAAGGACCTCGGGCTCCCAGCGCTCAGCATCAACTGGGGCCCCTGGGCGGAAGCCGGCATGGCCGCGGAGCTGGGGGATGACAGCCGCCGAAGGCTGGCGCGGCAAGGCCTCGAACAGCTTCCGGTGGAGCGGGCCTGTGCCGTGCTTGCCTCACTGCTGGGCGCATCACCGGACGCGCGCGTCGTGGTCCTCTCCGCGAACTGGGAGCAGGTGGGGCGGAGCCTCGGGCCCCGGATGGCGCGCGGACTCCTATGGGAGCTCGTGGGCGAGCACACGGCCGCGGAGGTGCCGGTGGATACCAACGCGCTCCGCCTGCGGCTGAAACAGGCCGCCGGAGCGCGCCGACGCGAGCTGCTTCAGGACCTGGTCGTCAGTCAGGTGCGCCGGGTACTGGCATGGGACGAAGCGGAGCCGCTGCCGGAGTCCAAGCCCATGCGCGAGTTCGGCATGGACTCACTGATGGTCGTCGAGCTGCGCAACGCGCTGGCCAGTGCGCTGGGCCAGACGCTCGCGCTCCCGGTGCTCTTCAACCATCCCACCGTGGAGAGCCTGGTCGACGTCCTGCTCGAAACGACCGGACTGGCGGCACCGCCGGTGGCCAGCGCGGACACCCATGGAACACCGCGCGCCCAGGAGGCACTGGAGCGCGTGCGGCAAATGACCCCGGAACAGATTGAAGCCTTGATTGGTGAAGGTCTGGAGCTGGGCAGGGAATGA
- a CDS encoding enoyl-CoA hydratase-related protein: protein MIDVRLSCFDSRESCESVCLFGGLDLMTGTSMTRLEAGVLTLTFNRPQKKNAFNGELYEAAAQALLDADRNDEVRVVVLTGAGDNFTSGNDIKDFLQKPPNSEDNPFLRFMRAISRFEKPLVAGVDGVAVGVGTTMLLHCDHVVASARAMFSMPFVNLGLCPEGASSVLLPRLAGMSLASELLMFGDTFDAATALRARIVHQVVPEIELAEVVSQRASALAAKPVEALRLTKRLLREPLRAEVDAALQREGKHLFERIASAEAQAVFAAFLSGRK from the coding sequence GTGATTGATGTCAGGCTGTCATGCTTCGATTCCAGGGAAAGCTGTGAATCTGTTTGTCTATTTGGGGGTCTTGATCTCATGACCGGTACTTCAATGACGCGCTTGGAAGCTGGAGTCCTCACGCTCACCTTCAACCGGCCGCAAAAGAAGAATGCCTTCAACGGCGAGCTCTACGAGGCAGCGGCGCAGGCGTTGCTCGATGCCGACAGGAATGATGAGGTCCGGGTGGTCGTCCTGACGGGAGCGGGCGACAACTTCACGTCGGGCAACGACATCAAGGACTTCCTCCAGAAGCCGCCCAACAGCGAAGACAATCCGTTCCTGCGGTTCATGCGCGCCATCTCCCGCTTCGAGAAGCCGCTCGTGGCGGGCGTGGATGGCGTCGCGGTGGGCGTCGGAACGACCATGCTGCTGCACTGCGACCATGTGGTGGCCAGCGCACGCGCGATGTTCAGTATGCCTTTCGTGAACCTCGGGCTGTGCCCGGAGGGGGCCTCCAGCGTGCTGCTGCCACGCCTGGCGGGGATGTCGCTGGCTTCGGAGTTGCTGATGTTTGGCGACACTTTCGATGCGGCCACCGCGCTACGGGCGCGCATCGTGCATCAGGTGGTGCCAGAGATTGAGCTCGCGGAGGTGGTCTCCCAGCGTGCCTCGGCGCTGGCCGCCAAGCCCGTGGAGGCGCTCCGTTTGACAAAACGTCTGTTACGAGAACCGCTTCGCGCTGAAGTGGACGCGGCGCTCCAGCGCGAAGGCAAGCATCTCTTTGAGAGAATCGCGTCCGCGGAGGCCCAGGCGGTGTTTGCTGCGTTTCTCAGTGGCCGGAAATAA